The Candidatus Omnitrophota bacterium genome contains the following window.
CTCCTTCCAGAGCCTGCCGAAAAAAACAAGGTATACAGTCTAGATAAGTTTTCATTAAACTTTACCTCGCCTGGCTAAGGTATCTTTATTGCTAATCGGTTTAATATCTTTTTTTGACGCTTCATAGACCGATACCGCAGGCAACCCTTCAAAATATTTTTTTATTCCGGTTAATTCTCCTTTGGGTAACGGCTTCACCCTGCACAGCCTAAGAGGCGTATTAATTTGAACTTCCTCAGGATTAATTTCTCTTATAATCTTTGCAATCTCTTTTGCATATTTTTTATTTTCTTTGATAAACATAACTTGCAATGCTAATTTCCCTTGATATATATTTTTAAATTTTTTTATCGCGAAAACAATATTTTTAAAATAAATGCTTTTTAACGGACGATTAATTACCTCAAAAACTTCCTGCGAACAAGCATCAAGCTTAACTGCAACTAAATCAGCGAGTAATAGGTCTTTCTGGACATCTTCTCTGTGTAATAGAGAAGAGTTAGTTAAAACTGCTATTTTGTTTTTTCGTATTCTTTTAACCGCCCTTATCGCATCTCCCAAATTCTCGGCGATAGTCGGCTCACCTGCTCCAGAAAAAGTAATATAATCTATTTTTACCGGCGGCAATGAGTCTAGCTCTTCAATAATCTTACTGACCGGAACAAAAACCTTTCTTTCATCGCTAAAAAGCAGGGTTTTGCCCAATTGGCAATATATACAATCAAAACTACAGATTTTATTGCCTTGAGAAATTAGGTCTATCCCTAAAGAACTGCCCAACCTCCATGAAGGAACCGGGCCGTAAATATATTTAAATTCAGGCTTCATTTGTCAACGCACAATGAATTTTGACTTTACGCGGTTAGCCGAAAAAAAATCCTTGGTAAATTTTAAGGCAACTTTATGGTCAAAGAACTTACAGGAAAAAATATTAATATAAGAAATACGCCAATGCTCACTGAAATGACCAGTTATCGAGCTGGTTTCAATAAATTGTAAAAGTGAATAACCGCTAGTCTGAGGTTTTTGCAAACCAAAATACGGAAGATGCAACTTACCATATTTCTCCATATCAATTAATTCACAAAGACGGTCGACATATGCACTGATTTTTTTCTTAGACTTCATAGTTTTTAAATCACAATCATATAAGTCCATAATCAGTTCGTACCCGAATGCCTTTTGATCCATACCCGCCTCCTTTAAAAATTAATTAATATTTAAAAACGTAATAAATAACCGGCTATTGCTCGATAAAGCGTACTTACTGCAAGTATTGAGCAGTGCAGATGGTCTTCGGGTAAACCTTTCAACCTTGTGATCACTTCTCCCGCAGAGACTGTCAACGCCTCGTTGATTGTTTTACCATAAGCCAGATTAGCGACCATTGCAGCACACGCCCTTGTTGCGCCGCAGCCATCTGTATAATATTTAATATCGGTAATCTTTCTATCTTCTATCACCAAATAAAACTCCATCGAATCCCCGCAAGGCCCTTTTAAGTATGACGAAGCTGTAGGATCGCTCATTCTGCCAAAAAACTTCGGATCATTTAAAAGACTTACAAACTCTTTAGGGTAGCCAGTAGTTTCTTCCTTGTTACTTGAATTTTTCATATAGATACCCTCCGAAATTATCTATTTATGCCGACACGTATTTATTTTTATCTTTAAAACTTGGCTCTCTTGGCCCGTCAACCGGCAGCTTAGACTCACTGATGAATGCCTTAAAACTTCCTAAACGAACAGATTGCCCGCTTGGCTTATTTGAAAAAAGGTATTGCTTCTTCGTGTCTAATTTTTTTATAAGTTCATCTTCAAAGGCATATGCCGAAACAAAATCCATTCCATTTTTCGTTAAAACAAAAACAGGTATTTGCCGAGAAAGTTGCATTATAGCCGCAGGGCCGATCATCTGTCTTATATCAAAAGAAGCGCAACTCCAGACTAAATCAGCGTAATCACGTATCATGTTAATTTTATCTTTAGCTATACCGGTCGTACATATTGCCAATGAAATTATTCTAATACCGCTTTCTTTTTCTAACGAACGTAATGCTTTTAAATTCTTAGCTGAATGACCACATATAGTAACCGCAATAGTCTTATATCCTGCTTTTATCGCGCCTTCAACTCCCCGTACCTGATCAATAAGCGCGTTTTCAAATATCATCTGACAGCCAGCAGCCTTAAGTTTCTGAATAATCGCTTTAATCGGTGAGGTTAACAATAAACTATTCATTCGGGCGCCGATGCCTTGTACTATTTCCGGTTTATCGGTAACAACCGTCCCCGCCCCTTCGCAAACTACAACTGCCGAATCTATCGTACCTTTTTTTAACGCGAACATGAGCATCTCTGAAGCGCCATATGGTATCGTAACATCATCATATGAAATTTTTCTCTCATCCGTAAAAAAACCGTAGTCTTTTATTTTTGACTCAATCACTTTTTTTATAGAATTTTTAATGGCTTCCTTATTGTTGCCCCGAATACCACTAAAATCCTTATATAGGTGCTCGGCCAGTGGGCAAAAAGCAAGTGTTGGCTCGGTAATATTAATGACCTTCCCAGAAGATACACTCACAAACGATGAAAAATATTTTAATATATGGATATCCCGTTTATCCATAAAATCCTTATTCTAAACTTGTAATTTTTCCCAAATTTTGCGAATCTCACCCTTAACTACCGTATCCTTATATTCAATAATAGTCTTACCCTCAACCATAGCTTCTACCACTGTTTTATCAAATCTGACTTTACCGGCTAAGGAAATTCCACTCTTTAGGCAATGTTCTTCTATTTTTTCTGACATATCCAAATTTAAATCATATTTATTAATTACTAACCGCGAAGGGACATTAAAATGTTTAGTTACTTCTATAACCCTTAACGCATCATGCAAACCGGATAAGGTGGGTTCAGTTACTACTACCGCGCAATCTATTCCAGAAAGCGAGGCGATAACCGGACATCCTATACCTGGGGCACCGTCAATGATAACCCAATCACAATTATTCTTCTCGGCCAGTTCTTTTGCCTGTTTTCTCACCAATGAGACAAGCTTGCCTGAATTCTCTTCAGCGATTCCAAGTTTAGCGTGCACCATCGGGCCAAAGCGAGTTTCGGAAATAAACCACTCTCCGGCAATATTCTCTTCCATCTTAATAGCGCCAACCGGACAAACATGATAACAAAAAGTACATCCTTCGCAGGAAACCCCATCTACAGAAAAATCTTCACTTATAGCAGAGAAACGACAGACTTCAACACATTTGCCGCATTTAACACATTTTTCCTTATCAATAACGGCTGTTTTGCCACTTCTGAATTCATGTTTTTCTTTGACCGACGGCTTCAGCAAAAGATGCAGATCCGCTGCGTCCACATCGCAGTCAGCCATAACTTTATTTTTCGCCAGTGCCGCGAAGGCTCCGGTAATTACAGTCTTGCCTGTCCCGCCTTTTCCACTTATTATGACTATTTGCTTCATGCAGTCTCTCTTACATTTTATCTGACGCGTTTTGAGCCGCCAAGACAACCGGATACATAGTTGGAGCAGATGTTAAATAGGGGTGAGTTGCCATTTGCAATGTTTCTAACTCGGTTATCGAGACTCTCTGTTGAATAGCCATACCAATAATGTTGATTATTTCCCCCGCTGATATGCCTCCAGCTACCTGCCCACCCATAAAAATACCTGATTGTTTTGAAAAAATAAGTTTTACCCTTATTTTGTTTGCTCCGGGAAGGCTTCCGGGATGTTTATCAATACTCTCGGTATTTCCCGAAACAATCTCAAATCCCTCTTTCTTGGCACTCATTTCGGTAAGACCGGCTGAACCCAAAACCAAACCATCCACGTAAGTTGAGTAAATCGCTATTGTCCCCTTATTTTCACGCACAACCTTTAATTGGTATAGATTTGCTCCGGCAATCCTCGCCTCAGCAGTAGCAGTAGAAGCAAGCATAACTGGTGTGTCTTTTCTCGTGTAAAAATCTCGTTTTCCGGCACAATCACCCACAGCAAAGATATCGGAATCAGCAGTACGCATATACTCATCCACCCATATACCCTGGCCTCTTCCTAAATCCAAACCTGCTTCGGTCGCTAAGGCTGTATTCGGACTAGCGCCTATCCCTAAAATAACGCTATCCACTTTAAGCTCTTTTCCGTTTTCAAACCGCACACCCTCTACTCTTTCCTTCCCTAAAAATTCAACCACTTTAGTGTCAGTTAAAATGGTGACTCCTCTTGACTTTAACTTCTCTTCAACCAATAAAGAAAATTCCTTATCAAAAGAATTTGCCAGTAAACACGGAAGAACCTCTGCTAAATATACATTAACACCGTTTATTTTTGAAATCTCATCAGCAAATTCAACGCCGATAAATCCTCCCCCCAGAACCAATACATCCTTAGCTTTTTTTAATTCCGCTACTGTTTTTTTTAAATAATCCATTTCTTTATATATCGGGTAAACTCCCTCTTTATCAATTCCAACTATTGAGGGCTTAATCGGCACCGAACCAGGGGCAAGGACCAATTTCTCATATTCATATTCTTCGCCACTTTTAGCGGTTACTTTTTTTAGGCTACGGCTTATCTTTACCGCCTCATCAATAACGATTTCTATATTATTCTTCTTAAGAGCGTCAAGCCCCAACTTATTGTCATCGGGATTTTTAAGGCTCCAAAACATATAAGGAATACCACAAGGAATACAACCGTTAATCACATTTTTCATAACTAAGACATTTTTATCCGGATAATATCGCTTTGCCGTGATCGCACTCACCAACCCAGCTGGTCCACCGCCAACAATAAGAACATCCACTTTTTTAGCCATAAAGTATACTTCTCCTTTATAAAGATTCTAGCATTACACAGAGTCCATAAATTACATCAATGTTATTGTCACGACAAAATTTTATCGCAGTTTCATTTTCAGCTCCCGGTTGAAGCCAAACTCTTCTTATAGATTTTTCCCGACATTCCTTTACTATCGCCTCGGTAACCGAAGGAGGGGTAACCAGATTAGCAACATCAATATTAAAAGGAATATCGCTTATACTTTTATAACCTTTTACTCCGTCGACATCATTTAAACGGGGGTTAACCGGATATGCCTCATACCCCCTTTTTATCAAAGTCCTCAAAATTTTATACGCGTATTTAGTTTCATTTCTGAACGAGCCCACGACCGCAAATTTCTTCTGCCTTAAAAAATCCTTAACTAAGTTTTCCATCTTTAATCTTATTAAAAAGCTGCTCAAAATCTTTTCTGTATTCGGGAAAGGCTTTTACAATCGGCTCACCTTTTGAATAGGTAATTGCTATCTCCTTTTTAAAAGGTATCCGCATAAGAATAGGAACATTCTCCTTTTGGCAATACTCATCTGTTTTATTGTCCCCCAAATCCGAGCGGTTAATCACGACCCCAAAAGACACTTTCAGCTTTCGTAAAACTTCTACAGCCAGCATTAAATCGTTCAACCCAAACGGCGTTGGCTCAGTAACCAACAGGCAAAAATCACTTCTCTTTATAGTCTCAACCACCGGGCATGATGTACCAGGAGGAGCATCAATAATAACCGTACCTGTTGGATCAATATACTTCTTGATTTGCCTTATGACCGGCGGCACCAT
Protein-coding sequences here:
- a CDS encoding FAD-dependent oxidoreductase, whose protein sequence is MAKKVDVLIVGGGPAGLVSAITAKRYYPDKNVLVMKNVINGCIPCGIPYMFWSLKNPDDNKLGLDALKKNNIEIVIDEAVKISRSLKKVTAKSGEEYEYEKLVLAPGSVPIKPSIVGIDKEGVYPIYKEMDYLKKTVAELKKAKDVLVLGGGFIGVEFADEISKINGVNVYLAEVLPCLLANSFDKEFSLLVEEKLKSRGVTILTDTKVVEFLGKERVEGVRFENGKELKVDSVILGIGASPNTALATEAGLDLGRGQGIWVDEYMRTADSDIFAVGDCAGKRDFYTRKDTPVMLASTATAEARIAGANLYQLKVVRENKGTIAIYSTYVDGLVLGSAGLTEMSAKKEGFEIVSGNTESIDKHPGSLPGANKIRVKLIFSKQSGIFMGGQVAGGISAGEIINIIGMAIQQRVSITELETLQMATHPYLTSAPTMYPVVLAAQNASDKM
- a CDS encoding iron-sulfur cluster assembly scaffold protein codes for the protein MKNSSNKEETTGYPKEFVSLLNDPKFFGRMSDPTASSYLKGPCGDSMEFYLVIEDRKITDIKYYTDGCGATRACAAMVANLAYGKTINEALTVSAGEVITRLKGLPEDHLHCSILAVSTLYRAIAGYLLRF
- a CDS encoding CoA-binding protein; the protein is MENLVKDFLRQKKFAVVGSFRNETKYAYKILRTLIKRGYEAYPVNPRLNDVDGVKGYKSISDIPFNIDVANLVTPPSVTEAIVKECREKSIRRVWLQPGAENETAIKFCRDNNIDVIYGLCVMLESL
- a CDS encoding DUF2099 family protein, producing the protein MDKRDIHILKYFSSFVSVSSGKVINITEPTLAFCPLAEHLYKDFSGIRGNNKEAIKNSIKKVIESKIKDYGFFTDERKISYDDVTIPYGASEMLMFALKKGTIDSAVVVCEGAGTVVTDKPEIVQGIGARMNSLLLTSPIKAIIQKLKAAGCQMIFENALIDQVRGVEGAIKAGYKTIAVTICGHSAKNLKALRSLEKESGIRIISLAICTTGIAKDKINMIRDYADLVWSCASFDIRQMIGPAAIMQLSRQIPVFVLTKNGMDFVSAYAFEDELIKKLDTKKQYLFSNKPSGQSVRLGSFKAFISESKLPVDGPREPSFKDKNKYVSA
- a CDS encoding S-adenosylmethionine decarboxylase; protein product: MDQKAFGYELIMDLYDCDLKTMKSKKKISAYVDRLCELIDMEKYGKLHLPYFGLQKPQTSGYSLLQFIETSSITGHFSEHWRISYINIFSCKFFDHKVALKFTKDFFSANRVKSKFIVR
- a CDS encoding ATP-binding protein; amino-acid sequence: MKQIVIISGKGGTGKTVITGAFAALAKNKVMADCDVDAADLHLLLKPSVKEKHEFRSGKTAVIDKEKCVKCGKCVEVCRFSAISEDFSVDGVSCEGCTFCYHVCPVGAIKMEENIAGEWFISETRFGPMVHAKLGIAEENSGKLVSLVRKQAKELAEKNNCDWVIIDGAPGIGCPVIASLSGIDCAVVVTEPTLSGLHDALRVIEVTKHFNVPSRLVINKYDLNLDMSEKIEEHCLKSGISLAGKVRFDKTVVEAMVEGKTIIEYKDTVVKGEIRKIWEKLQV
- a CDS encoding radical SAM protein, with the translated sequence MKPEFKYIYGPVPSWRLGSSLGIDLISQGNKICSFDCIYCQLGKTLLFSDERKVFVPVSKIIEELDSLPPVKIDYITFSGAGEPTIAENLGDAIRAVKRIRKNKIAVLTNSSLLHREDVQKDLLLADLVAVKLDACSQEVFEVINRPLKSIYFKNIVFAIKKFKNIYQGKLALQVMFIKENKKYAKEIAKIIREINPEEVQINTPLRLCRVKPLPKGELTGIKKYFEGLPAVSVYEASKKDIKPISNKDTLARRGKV